A stretch of the Papaver somniferum cultivar HN1 chromosome 6, ASM357369v1, whole genome shotgun sequence genome encodes the following:
- the LOC113288647 gene encoding glycine-rich RNA-binding protein-like codes for MADVEYRCFVGGLAWATNDDSLTKAFSTFGDVVESKIINDRETGRSRGFGFVTFANEQSMRDAIEGMNGQNLDGRNITVNEAQSRGSGGGGGGGGGFRSGGGGGGYGQRREGGGGGYGQRREGGGGGYGGDRGSGGGGYGGGGGGRSEGSWRS; via the exons ATGGCTGATGTTGAATACAGATGTTTTGTTGGTGGACTTGCCTGGGCTACCAATGACGATTCACTAACCAAAGCTTTCAGTACTTTTGGAGATGTCGTTGAATCTAAG ATCATCAATGACCGTGAGACTGGAAGATCCAGGGGTTTTGGGTTCGTCACTTTCGCTAACGAACAATCCATGAGAGATGCCATTGAAGGAATGAACGGACAGAACCTTGACGGCCGTAACATCACTGTAAACGAAGCTCAATCACGAGGgagtggtggcggtggcggtggaGGCGGTGGCTTCcgcagcggtggtggtggtggaggatacGGTCAGCGTCGTGAAGGCGGTGGTGGTGGCTACGGTCAACGTCGtgaaggcggtggtggtggttatggAGGTGACAGAGGAAGCGGTGGTGGCGGctacggtggtggtggtggcggccgTTCAGAAGGCAGCTGGaggagttag